The following are encoded together in the Pedobacter sp. D749 genome:
- a CDS encoding radical SAM protein has protein sequence MKTEILAITPPFTQLNTPYPATAYIKGFLNTKNISATQADLGIEVILQLFSKKGLQDLFSHTGRSLSIDDQKPKSDNAKRIFALQDEYLKTINAVIAFLQGKNPTLALQICGDDFLPQASRFAVLEELDWAFGAMGTQDKAKHLATLYLEDISDYIVECIDENFGFSRYAERLGRSANSFDELYNALLKEPTYIDQILVSVLKEKIETVQPKLFLISVPFPGNLYSAFRCAQWIKANHPEIKISMGGGFPNTELRSLSDVRVFEFFDYITLDDGELPIELLYHNITHPIPAEAHFYKRTFLLENGKVVYRNDAFRNDYKQADVGTPDYTGLLLDKYISVIEIVNPMHRMWSDGRWNKLTMAHGCYWGKCTFCDISLDYIKVYEPIAAKLIVDRIEDLYAKTGQNGFHFVDEAAPPALMREVALEIIRRKLAVTWWTNIRFEKSFTQDLCLLLKASGCIAVSGGLEVASDRLLKLIDKGVTVEQVAKVTRNFTEAGIMVHAYLMYGYPTQTIQETVDSLEMVRQLFEVGILQSGFWHQFAMTAHSPVGMYPEKFGVVKETEAIGTFANNDINYTDKIGIDHNKFSFGLKKSLFNFMHGICFDYELQDWFDFKIPRTKIPADFIEKALNDSDHFNTKPTAKVVWIGGKPSADYFTKSKKGNTWELASLTFHDKKETFTIQTNKKEGEWLTAILNRISISNEKVYTFQEIKADFETELENFELFWYSKPINTLREYGLLVL, from the coding sequence TTGAAAACCGAAATCCTTGCCATTACGCCGCCGTTTACCCAACTTAATACACCATATCCAGCAACGGCGTATATAAAAGGTTTTCTGAACACCAAAAATATCAGCGCAACACAGGCCGATTTAGGAATTGAGGTTATTTTACAGTTATTCTCTAAAAAAGGACTACAAGATTTGTTTAGTCACACCGGGCGAAGTTTAAGTATTGATGATCAAAAACCTAAAAGTGACAATGCTAAACGTATTTTCGCTTTACAGGATGAATATTTAAAAACCATTAATGCCGTAATCGCCTTTCTTCAGGGGAAAAACCCAACCCTGGCCTTACAGATCTGCGGTGATGACTTTTTGCCTCAGGCTTCAAGGTTTGCTGTTTTAGAGGAATTAGACTGGGCCTTTGGTGCGATGGGTACGCAGGATAAAGCAAAACATCTGGCCACACTTTATCTAGAAGACATATCTGATTATATTGTAGAGTGCATCGACGAAAATTTTGGTTTTAGCCGTTATGCTGAACGTTTAGGCAGAAGTGCGAACTCTTTTGATGAATTATATAATGCTTTATTAAAAGAACCTACTTACATCGATCAGATCCTGGTTTCGGTTTTAAAAGAGAAAATAGAAACGGTACAGCCTAAATTATTTTTGATTTCTGTTCCGTTTCCGGGTAACTTATACAGTGCTTTCCGCTGTGCGCAATGGATAAAAGCCAATCATCCTGAAATCAAAATTTCTATGGGCGGCGGTTTCCCAAATACCGAATTAAGGTCGTTGTCAGATGTACGGGTTTTTGAGTTTTTTGATTACATTACATTGGATGATGGCGAGCTGCCAATCGAATTGTTGTACCATAACATTACGCACCCCATCCCAGCTGAAGCCCACTTTTATAAAAGAACTTTTCTTCTTGAAAATGGTAAAGTAGTTTACCGTAATGATGCTTTCAGAAACGATTATAAACAAGCTGATGTAGGTACACCAGATTATACAGGCCTGCTTTTAGACAAATACATTTCGGTAATTGAAATTGTTAACCCCATGCACCGCATGTGGAGTGATGGAAGGTGGAACAAGCTTACTATGGCCCATGGCTGTTATTGGGGTAAATGTACGTTTTGCGATATTTCACTGGATTACATTAAAGTTTACGAGCCTATAGCCGCTAAGTTGATTGTGGATCGCATTGAGGATTTATATGCTAAAACCGGACAGAATGGGTTTCATTTTGTAGATGAGGCAGCACCACCCGCACTGATGCGTGAAGTGGCTCTGGAAATTATCAGAAGGAAATTAGCGGTTACCTGGTGGACAAATATCCGCTTTGAAAAAAGCTTTACACAGGATTTATGTTTGTTATTAAAGGCATCAGGTTGTATTGCCGTTTCGGGTGGATTGGAAGTTGCATCTGATCGTTTGTTAAAACTGATTGATAAAGGTGTAACAGTAGAGCAGGTAGCTAAGGTTACCCGTAACTTTACCGAAGCAGGAATTATGGTTCATGCTTATTTAATGTATGGTTATCCTACGCAAACTATACAAGAAACGGTTGATAGTTTAGAAATGGTACGTCAATTATTTGAAGTAGGCATACTACAATCGGGTTTTTGGCATCAGTTTGCCATGACGGCACATAGTCCGGTGGGCATGTACCCTGAAAAATTTGGCGTGGTAAAAGAAACCGAAGCGATAGGAACTTTTGCCAATAACGATATCAATTATACCGATAAAATAGGGATTGATCACAATAAATTCAGTTTCGGATTAAAAAAATCACTGTTCAATTTTATGCATGGCATCTGTTTTGATTATGAACTGCAGGATTGGTTTGATTTTAAAATTCCGAGAACAAAAATTCCAGCCGACTTTATTGAAAAGGCATTAAACGACAGCGACCATTTTAATACGAAACCTACTGCAAAAGTAGTGTGGATAGGAGGAAAGCCTTCTGCCGATTATTTCACCAAATCCAAAAAGGGTAATACGTGGGAATTGGCGTCGCTTACTTTTCACGATAAAAAAGAAACCTTTACCATACAGACGAATAAAAAAGAAGGTGAATGGTTAACTGCTATCTTGAATAGAATTTCGATCTCGAATGAGAAAGTATATACTTTTCAAGAGATTAAGGCTGATTTTGAGACAGAATTGGAAAACTTTGAACTTTTCTGGTATTCGAAACCCATAAATACGTTAAGGGAATACGGTTTGTTGGTTTTATAA
- a CDS encoding amidohydrolase family protein has product MKHLYFLSALSLLFFSSYAQEKKWDIEKYQGTTKNFTLNTDEGTWMNLDVSADGQEIVFDLLGDIYVMPISGGVAKLISGGIAWDVQPRFSPNGKYISYTSDKSGGDNIWIMNRDGSGKKQVTKESFRLLNNATWMPNSEYLVARKHFTASRSLGAGEMWMYSINGGDGIQLTKRKNDQQDAGEPNVSPDGRYLYFSEDVSPGPNFEYSKDPNGTIYAIRQLDLTTGKLITLIDEQGGACRPQVSPDGNLIAFVKRVRLKSTLYVQNIKTGEEWPVNEDLSHDQQETWAIFGVYPNFAWTPDSKSIIYYAKGKIRKTEIGTLINSTIPFQANTIQTVQQALHFEQQVFSNEFSAKMLRQLTTSPDGKTIVFNAAGYLYKQELPIGKPERLTNGLDFEFEPAFSPDGKYVVYTTWSDELRGAIKRTDFKSGKTITLSDEKGFYYSPQYSTKGDKIVFRKGSGNDVLGYNYGRGTGIFMMQANGGAKTLISDNGIRPQFNNTDTRIYFQSYADGKKALKSIDLNGANERTHFTSQYANQFVISPDNKWVAFNELFNVYITPMINIGTAQDASAGNSAIPVTKVTTDGGTYIQWSNDSKSLHWTLGPKYFTIDVNSAFNFDGTTPKTEASSIDINLVLKADVPTGIMALKGARIISMKGDEVIENGTILTDGNKITAIGKSDAVNIPANAKVIDVNGKTIMPGIVDVHAHLRTSPDGITPQNDWSYMANLAFGVTTSHDPSSNTEMVFSQSEMLKAGRMVGPRVYSTGSILYGADGDFKVVINSLDDALANLRRLKAVGAFSVKSYNQPRREQRQQILEAARQLKMEVVPEGGSTFFTNMNMVADGHTGIEHSIPVLPIYKDVTTLWNNTEVGYTPTLIVAYGGQWGENYWYDRTNVWENEKLMTYTPRSIIDARARRRTTSEYSDYNHINIAKATKQIADGGTKVNLGAHGQIQGLGAHWELWMLVQGGFSPLQAIRAATLNGAGYLGMNKEIGSLEVGKLADMVIMDANPLDDIRNSEKIKYVMINGRLYDSATLNEVGTREKLRGKLWFENIRGNGYIIPNGESETWTFTVPHCD; this is encoded by the coding sequence ATGAAACACCTCTATTTTTTATCCGCTCTTTCGTTATTATTTTTCAGTTCTTATGCCCAGGAAAAGAAATGGGACATTGAAAAGTACCAGGGCACTACAAAAAATTTCACGCTAAATACGGATGAAGGTACCTGGATGAATCTTGATGTAAGCGCCGACGGACAGGAAATTGTTTTTGATTTACTGGGTGATATCTACGTAATGCCCATTAGCGGTGGAGTAGCTAAACTGATCAGCGGAGGTATTGCATGGGATGTACAACCAAGGTTCAGCCCTAACGGGAAGTACATTTCTTATACAAGCGATAAGAGTGGAGGCGATAATATCTGGATCATGAACCGTGATGGTTCCGGCAAAAAGCAGGTTACCAAAGAGAGTTTCAGGTTATTGAATAATGCCACCTGGATGCCCAACAGCGAATATCTGGTAGCTAGAAAACACTTCACGGCCAGCCGATCGTTAGGCGCCGGCGAAATGTGGATGTATAGCATCAATGGTGGCGACGGTATACAGTTAACCAAACGTAAAAATGATCAGCAGGATGCCGGTGAGCCCAACGTTTCGCCCGACGGAAGATACCTTTATTTTAGCGAAGATGTGAGCCCTGGTCCAAATTTCGAATACAGTAAAGATCCTAACGGGACTATTTATGCCATCCGTCAGCTTGATTTAACGACAGGTAAATTAATTACCTTAATTGATGAGCAAGGAGGTGCTTGTCGTCCGCAGGTTTCTCCCGATGGAAATTTAATTGCTTTTGTAAAACGGGTAAGGTTAAAATCTACTTTATATGTTCAGAATATTAAAACGGGCGAAGAGTGGCCAGTAAATGAAGATTTATCCCACGATCAGCAGGAAACATGGGCGATTTTTGGCGTTTATCCGAATTTCGCCTGGACTCCGGATAGCAAAAGCATCATTTACTATGCTAAAGGCAAAATCAGGAAAACCGAAATAGGTACATTGATCAATAGTACCATTCCTTTCCAGGCCAATACCATTCAAACGGTACAACAGGCTTTACATTTTGAGCAGCAGGTTTTCAGCAACGAGTTTTCGGCTAAAATGTTGAGGCAACTTACAACCTCACCCGATGGAAAAACCATCGTTTTTAATGCAGCAGGATACCTATACAAACAAGAATTACCGATAGGAAAACCAGAAAGATTAACAAATGGTTTGGATTTCGAATTCGAACCGGCTTTTAGTCCGGATGGAAAATATGTGGTTTATACTACCTGGAGCGATGAATTGCGTGGAGCAATAAAAAGAACCGATTTCAAATCAGGTAAAACTATCACCCTGAGCGATGAAAAAGGTTTTTATTACTCTCCTCAATATTCAACCAAAGGTGATAAAATTGTTTTCAGAAAAGGAAGTGGAAATGATGTTTTAGGTTATAATTATGGCCGTGGAACGGGAATTTTCATGATGCAGGCCAATGGTGGCGCTAAAACTTTGATTTCGGATAACGGCATCCGTCCACAGTTTAATAATACTGATACCCGTATTTATTTCCAAAGTTATGCAGATGGTAAAAAGGCATTGAAAAGCATCGATTTAAACGGCGCTAACGAAAGAACACACTTTACTTCACAATATGCCAATCAGTTCGTCATCAGTCCTGACAATAAGTGGGTGGCCTTTAACGAATTATTTAACGTTTACATCACACCGATGATCAATATTGGTACAGCGCAAGATGCATCGGCAGGTAATAGTGCTATTCCGGTTACAAAAGTGACTACCGACGGTGGAACATACATTCAATGGAGCAACGATAGTAAAAGCTTGCATTGGACATTAGGACCGAAATATTTCACCATTGATGTAAACAGTGCTTTCAATTTTGATGGCACTACACCTAAAACAGAAGCTTCATCTATCGATATCAATCTGGTTTTAAAAGCCGATGTTCCTACCGGAATTATGGCTTTAAAAGGTGCCAGAATCATTTCAATGAAAGGTGATGAAGTAATTGAAAACGGAACCATTCTTACCGATGGAAATAAAATTACGGCAATCGGAAAATCAGATGCGGTAAACATCCCTGCCAATGCCAAAGTAATTGATGTAAACGGCAAAACCATTATGCCTGGTATTGTTGATGTTCATGCCCACTTGCGAACCAGTCCGGATGGCATAACACCACAGAACGATTGGAGTTATATGGCTAATTTAGCTTTTGGTGTAACCACTTCACACGATCCATCAAGCAATACCGAAATGGTTTTTAGCCAAAGTGAAATGCTTAAAGCAGGCAGAATGGTTGGTCCGAGGGTTTACTCTACAGGCTCCATTTTATATGGTGCCGATGGTGATTTTAAGGTTGTGATTAACAGCTTAGACGATGCCTTGGCCAATTTACGCAGGTTAAAAGCTGTTGGTGCTTTTTCGGTGAAATCATACAATCAGCCAAGAAGAGAGCAGCGTCAACAGATTTTAGAAGCCGCACGACAGCTAAAAATGGAAGTTGTACCCGAAGGAGGTTCTACTTTTTTCACCAATATGAATATGGTTGCCGACGGGCATACCGGAATTGAGCACAGTATCCCGGTGTTACCGATTTATAAAGATGTAACCACGCTTTGGAACAATACCGAAGTGGGTTACACCCCCACACTGATTGTGGCCTACGGCGGTCAATGGGGCGAAAATTACTGGTATGATAGAACCAACGTTTGGGAAAACGAAAAATTAATGACTTACACCCCACGCTCCATTATAGACGCGAGGGCAAGACGGAGGACCACATCCGAATATAGCGATTATAACCACATCAACATTGCAAAAGCCACCAAACAGATTGCAGATGGTGGCACAAAGGTTAACCTTGGCGCACACGGGCAGATTCAGGGTTTAGGGGCACATTGGGAATTGTGGATGCTGGTTCAAGGCGGCTTTAGCCCGCTGCAGGCCATCAGGGCTGCAACATTAAATGGCGCTGGTTATTTGGGCATGAACAAAGAAATAGGTTCATTAGAAGTAGGTAAACTGGCAGATATGGTGATTATGGATGCCAACCCTTTAGATGATATTCGCAATTCGGAAAAAATCAAATATGTGATGATCAATGGTCGCCTTTACGATAGTGCTACCTTAAATGAAGTAGGTACAAGAGAAAAACTGAGAGGCAAATTGTGGTTCGAGAATATCAGGGGAAATGGCTACATTATTCCAAACGGAGAATCAGAAACCTGGACTTTTACGGTTCCGCACTGTGATTAA
- a CDS encoding YhcG family protein: MLETQFADIVSLIKNARAVALKTVNSTLINLYWNIGEYIHNRVKNAEWGQSVVKQLAEFLSKNEPDLKGFSDKNLWRMKQFYESYRDYPKLSTLLREISWTHNLIILSRLKSIEEKEFYLKLCLKEKYSKRELERQISASHYERSIMGNTKLSPVVRVLQNEIETIFKDTYVFEFLNLSEPHSENDLQKNLVLEMRNFILELGKDFLFISEEYKIQVGNSDFYIDLLFYHRGLQCLVAFELKVDKFKPEHLGQLNFYLEALDRDVKKLNENPSIGILLCKDKDNEVVEYALSRSLSPTLVAEYKTQLPDKKILQRKIHELFK; the protein is encoded by the coding sequence ATGTTAGAAACGCAGTTTGCAGATATTGTCAGCTTAATTAAAAATGCCCGGGCAGTGGCATTGAAAACTGTTAATTCTACATTAATAAACCTATATTGGAATATTGGTGAGTATATACACAACAGAGTTAAAAACGCCGAATGGGGACAATCAGTTGTAAAGCAACTAGCAGAATTTTTATCAAAGAATGAACCTGATTTAAAAGGTTTTTCGGATAAAAACCTTTGGCGGATGAAACAGTTTTATGAAAGCTATAGAGATTATCCAAAACTCTCAACACTGCTGAGAGAAATTAGCTGGACTCACAATCTGATTATTCTTTCTAGGTTAAAATCAATTGAGGAAAAAGAATTCTATTTAAAACTTTGTCTAAAAGAAAAATATAGTAAGAGAGAGCTTGAAAGACAGATATCTGCTAGTCATTACGAAAGATCTATAATGGGAAATACAAAACTCTCACCAGTGGTGAGAGTTTTACAAAACGAGATTGAAACCATATTCAAAGATACTTATGTATTTGAATTCCTTAATCTTTCCGAACCTCACAGCGAAAACGATCTACAGAAAAATTTAGTTTTAGAAATGAGAAATTTCATCCTTGAACTTGGGAAAGATTTCTTATTTATTAGTGAAGAATATAAAATACAGGTCGGGAATAGCGATTTCTATATTGATCTTCTTTTTTACCATCGTGGCTTACAATGTTTAGTTGCATTTGAATTAAAGGTAGATAAATTTAAGCCCGAACATTTAGGTCAGTTAAATTTCTATTTGGAAGCTTTAGATAGAGATGTTAAAAAGTTAAATGAAAACCCAAGTATTGGTATTCTCCTCTGCAAAGATAAAGATAACGAAGTGGTAGAATATGCATTGAGCCGAAGTCTCTCTCCCACTTTAGTCGCAGAATACAAAACACAGCTTCCCGATAAAAAAATACTTCAAAGAAAAATACACGAATTATTCAAATAA